A portion of the Citrobacter rodentium NBRC 105723 = DSM 16636 genome contains these proteins:
- the speF gene encoding ornithine decarboxylase SpeF, with protein sequence MSELKIAVSRSCPDCFSTQRSIVNVDETHFIDVAAVVLSVNDIERGKLDEIDATGYGIPVFIATENEERVPADYLPRISGVFECHEARAAFYGRQLESAASHYETQLRPPFFRALVDYVNQGNSAFDCPGHQGGEFFRRHPAGNQFVEYFGETLFRADLCNADVAMGDLLIHEGAPCIAQQHAAKVFNADKTYFVLNGTSSSNKVVLNALLTPGDLVLFDRNNHKSNHHGALLQAGATPVYLETARNPYGFIGGIDAHCFDESYLRELVSEVAPQRARDARPFRLAVIQLGTYDGTIYNARQVVDKIGHLCDYILFDSAWVGYEQFIPMMADCSPLLLDLNENDPGILVTQSVHKQQAGFSQTSQIHKKDSHIKGQPRYVPHKRMNNAFMMHASTSPFYPLFAALDVNAKMHEGVSGRNMWMDCVANGIDARKLILENCHHIRPFVPETVDSKPWHAYPTAEIANDLRFFHFVPGESWHAFEGYAEHQYFVDPCKLLLTTPGINARTGEYDTFGVPATILANFLRENGVVPEKCDLNSILFLLTPAEDMAKLQQLVALLVRFEKLLESDAPLAEVLPSIYRQHEARYGGYTLRQLCQEMHDLYARHNVKQLQKEMFRKAHFPRVSMNPQEANYAYLRGEVELVPLPQAEGRIAAEGALPYPPGVLCVVPGEVWGGAVLRYFSALEEGINLLPGFAPELQGVYIEERDGRKQVWCYVIKAREAQHDLLKGETV encoded by the coding sequence ATGTCTGAATTAAAAATTGCCGTTAGCCGCTCCTGCCCTGACTGTTTTTCTACACAACGCAGTATAGTTAATGTCGATGAAACGCATTTTATTGACGTGGCTGCGGTAGTATTATCCGTCAACGATATTGAACGAGGAAAACTCGATGAAATAGACGCGACCGGCTACGGGATCCCGGTGTTTATCGCAACGGAAAATGAAGAGCGCGTTCCGGCCGATTATCTGCCGCGCATTTCCGGCGTCTTTGAATGCCATGAAGCCCGCGCCGCCTTCTATGGTCGCCAGCTTGAAAGCGCGGCGAGCCATTACGAAACGCAGCTGCGCCCACCGTTCTTTCGCGCGCTGGTCGATTACGTTAATCAGGGAAACAGCGCCTTTGACTGTCCCGGGCATCAGGGCGGCGAGTTTTTCCGTCGCCACCCGGCAGGCAACCAGTTCGTTGAGTATTTTGGCGAAACGCTTTTCCGCGCCGATCTGTGCAACGCTGACGTGGCGATGGGCGATCTGCTGATCCACGAAGGCGCGCCGTGCATTGCTCAACAGCATGCGGCAAAAGTGTTTAACGCCGATAAAACCTACTTTGTGCTGAACGGTACTTCATCGTCGAACAAAGTGGTGCTCAATGCGCTGTTAACGCCGGGCGATCTGGTGCTGTTCGACCGCAATAACCACAAGTCAAACCATCACGGCGCACTATTACAGGCTGGCGCCACCCCGGTTTACCTGGAAACCGCGCGTAATCCGTATGGTTTTATCGGCGGGATTGACGCGCACTGCTTTGACGAAAGTTACCTGCGCGAACTGGTCAGCGAAGTGGCACCGCAGCGCGCCCGCGACGCCCGTCCGTTCCGTCTGGCCGTCATTCAGTTAGGCACTTACGACGGCACTATCTATAACGCCCGCCAGGTGGTGGATAAGATTGGTCATCTGTGCGACTACATCCTGTTCGACTCTGCGTGGGTGGGCTACGAGCAGTTTATTCCGATGATGGCGGACTGCTCGCCGCTGCTGCTGGATCTGAACGAAAACGATCCGGGCATCCTGGTGACGCAGTCGGTGCATAAGCAGCAGGCCGGGTTCTCGCAGACCTCGCAGATCCATAAAAAAGACAGCCATATCAAAGGCCAGCCACGCTATGTGCCGCATAAGCGTATGAATAACGCCTTTATGATGCATGCTTCCACCAGCCCGTTCTATCCGCTGTTTGCCGCGCTTGACGTTAACGCCAAAATGCACGAAGGGGTCAGCGGTCGCAATATGTGGATGGACTGCGTGGCGAACGGTATCGACGCGCGTAAATTGATCCTCGAAAACTGCCATCATATCCGTCCGTTTGTGCCGGAAACGGTGGACAGCAAGCCGTGGCACGCTTACCCAACGGCGGAAATCGCCAACGATCTGCGCTTCTTCCACTTTGTGCCGGGGGAAAGCTGGCATGCGTTTGAGGGCTACGCCGAGCATCAGTATTTTGTCGACCCCTGCAAGCTGCTGCTGACCACCCCGGGCATTAATGCACGGACCGGCGAATACGACACCTTCGGCGTACCGGCCACTATTCTCGCCAACTTCCTGCGCGAAAACGGCGTGGTGCCGGAAAAATGCGACCTCAACTCGATTCTGTTCCTGCTGACCCCGGCTGAGGATATGGCGAAACTGCAACAGCTCGTCGCGCTGCTGGTGCGCTTCGAGAAGCTGCTGGAGTCTGACGCCCCGCTGGCGGAAGTTCTGCCGTCCATCTACAGGCAGCATGAGGCGCGCTATGGCGGTTACACCCTGCGCCAGCTGTGCCAGGAGATGCACGATCTCTACGCCCGTCACAACGTCAAACAGCTGCAAAAAGAGATGTTCCGTAAGGCGCATTTCCCGCGCGTCAGCATGAATCCGCAGGAGGCCAATTACGCCTACCTGCGCGGCGAAGTGGAGCTGGTGCCGCTGCCGCAGGCCGAAGGCCGCATTGCCGCCGAAGGCGCGCTTCCTTATCCACCGGGGGTGCTGTGCGTGGTGCCGGGGGAAGTCTGGGGCGGCGCGGTACTGCGTTACTTCAGCGCGCTGGAGGAAGGGATCAACCTGCTGCCGGGCTTTGCGCCTGAGCTTCAGGGCGTTTACATCGAAGAACGTGATGGCCGCAAGCAGGTGTGGTGCTACGTGATTAAAGCGCGTGAAGCACAGCACGACCTGCTGAAAGGAGAAACAGTATGA
- the tcuR gene encoding tricarballylate utilization LysR family transcriptional regulator TcuR, with translation MELRQLRYFVRIVETGSMGNAALDLDIGVSALSQQMTRLENELAIRLLQRTSRGVTPTNAGLAFYSQAQLALRHADDAVLAAREARLSGHVSVGMAPSTASVLGMPFIHAMRESYPDVRLHVVESLSGNLERMINTRQLDLAVVFQKEKILRWSARPVLEERLFLIGAHDLLANLPDERITPVQLSSVPLIMPSLGHGLRGRLEAIAQEHGLHIEIAAEIDGLALLMRAVREGLGATLQPGAAVSHLDRDALRVIGVDNPVLSRPNFLVSLSDDELPPAGLAARVVLTKVMRQLVEAGVWPGATLYVN, from the coding sequence ATGGAACTTCGTCAGCTGCGTTATTTCGTGCGCATTGTGGAAACCGGCAGCATGGGCAACGCGGCGCTCGACCTTGATATTGGCGTCTCCGCGCTGAGCCAGCAGATGACGCGGCTGGAGAATGAACTCGCCATCCGCCTGCTGCAACGCACCTCACGGGGCGTCACGCCGACCAATGCCGGGCTGGCCTTTTACTCCCAGGCGCAGCTGGCGCTACGCCACGCCGACGATGCCGTCCTCGCCGCGCGCGAGGCGCGCCTCTCCGGACACGTCAGCGTCGGTATGGCGCCAAGTACCGCCTCGGTGCTGGGTATGCCGTTTATCCATGCGATGCGGGAAAGCTACCCCGACGTCCGCCTGCATGTAGTGGAAAGCCTTTCCGGTAATCTGGAGCGGATGATCAATACCCGTCAACTGGATTTAGCGGTTGTTTTCCAGAAAGAGAAAATCCTGCGCTGGAGCGCCAGGCCGGTGCTGGAAGAGCGGCTGTTTCTGATCGGCGCGCATGACCTGCTGGCGAATCTTCCCGACGAGCGCATCACCCCGGTGCAGCTCTCCTCTGTCCCGCTGATTATGCCAAGCCTCGGGCACGGGCTGCGCGGCAGACTGGAGGCCATCGCGCAGGAGCACGGCCTGCACATTGAAATTGCGGCTGAAATAGACGGACTGGCGCTGTTAATGCGGGCGGTACGCGAAGGACTTGGCGCGACGCTACAGCCCGGCGCGGCGGTATCACACCTTGACAGGGATGCGCTGAGAGTGATCGGCGTCGACAATCCGGTACTCAGTCGTCCCAATTTTCTGGTCAGTTTATCCGATGACGAACTCCCCCCGGCAGGCCTGGCCGCCCGCGTGGTGCTGACAAAAGTCATGCGTCAGCTGGTGGAAGCGGGAGTCTGGCCCGGCGCGACCCTTTACGTTAACTAA
- the fur gene encoding ferric iron uptake transcriptional regulator, whose translation MTDNNTALKKAGLKVTLPRLKILEVLQEPDNHHVSAEDLYKRLIDMGEEIGLATVYRVLNQFDDAGIVTRHNFEGGKSVFELTQQHHHDHLICLDCGKVIEFSDDSIEARQREIAAKHGIRLTNHSLYLYGHCAEGDCREDDHAHDAK comes from the coding sequence ATGACTGACAACAATACCGCATTAAAGAAGGCTGGCCTGAAAGTAACGCTTCCTCGTTTAAAAATTCTGGAAGTTCTTCAGGAACCGGATAACCATCACGTCAGTGCGGAAGATTTATACAAACGACTGATCGACATGGGTGAAGAAATTGGCCTGGCGACCGTGTATCGCGTACTGAACCAGTTCGATGACGCCGGTATCGTCACCCGCCACAATTTTGAAGGCGGCAAATCCGTTTTTGAGCTGACCCAGCAGCATCATCACGATCACCTTATCTGCCTTGACTGCGGCAAAGTGATTGAATTCAGCGACGACTCTATCGAAGCGCGCCAGCGTGAGATTGCGGCGAAACATGGTATCCGCCTGACGAACCATAGCCTCTATCTGTACGGCCACTGCGCCGAAGGCGACTGCCGCGAAGACGACCACGCGCACGACGCGAAATAA
- the potE gene encoding putrescine-ornithine antiporter, with protein sequence MSKAKANKMGVIQLTILTMVNMMGSGIIMLPTKLAEVGTISIISWLVTAVGSMALAWAFAKCGMFSRKSGGMGGYAEYAFGKSGNFMANYTYGVSLLIANVAIAISAVGYGTELFGATLSPVQIGLATIGVLWICTVANFGGARITGQLSSITVWGVIIPVVGLCIIGWFWFSPTLYVNSWNPHHVPFFTAVGSSIAMTLWAFLGLESACANAEVVDNPERNVPIAVLGGTLGAAVIYIVSTNVIAGIVPNMDLANSTAPFGLAFAQMFTPEVGKVIMALMIMSCCGSLLGWQFTIAQVFKSSADEGYFPKIFSRVTKVDAPVQGMLTIVIIQSGLSLMTISPSLNSQFNVLVNLAVVTNIIPYILSMAALVIIQKVANVPPTKAKMANFVAFVGAMYSFYALYSSGEEAMLYGSIVTFLGWTLYGLVSPRFELKNKHG encoded by the coding sequence ATGAGTAAAGCCAAAGCCAACAAAATGGGCGTTATCCAGCTCACCATTCTGACGATGGTCAACATGATGGGCTCCGGGATTATCATGCTGCCGACCAAGCTCGCGGAAGTCGGCACCATATCGATTATCTCCTGGCTGGTCACCGCCGTCGGCTCGATGGCGCTGGCCTGGGCCTTCGCCAAGTGCGGGATGTTCAGCCGTAAATCCGGCGGGATGGGCGGCTATGCGGAGTATGCCTTCGGCAAGTCCGGCAACTTTATGGCCAACTACACCTACGGCGTGTCGCTGCTGATCGCCAACGTTGCCATTGCGATTTCCGCAGTGGGCTACGGCACCGAGCTGTTTGGCGCGACGCTCTCGCCGGTGCAGATCGGCCTCGCCACCATCGGCGTCCTGTGGATCTGCACGGTCGCTAACTTTGGCGGCGCGCGCATCACTGGACAGCTCAGCAGTATTACCGTCTGGGGAGTGATCATTCCGGTGGTCGGCCTGTGCATCATCGGCTGGTTCTGGTTCAGCCCGACCCTGTACGTTAACTCCTGGAACCCGCATCACGTGCCGTTCTTTACCGCCGTCGGGTCATCAATCGCCATGACGCTGTGGGCGTTCCTCGGGCTGGAGTCAGCCTGCGCCAATGCGGAAGTGGTGGATAACCCGGAACGCAACGTGCCGATCGCGGTACTTGGCGGAACGCTGGGCGCGGCGGTGATTTATATCGTCTCCACCAACGTGATTGCCGGAATTGTGCCGAACATGGATCTGGCGAACTCTACCGCGCCGTTTGGCCTGGCGTTTGCCCAGATGTTCACCCCGGAAGTCGGTAAGGTGATCATGGCGCTGATGATCATGTCCTGTTGCGGCTCGCTGCTGGGCTGGCAGTTCACTATCGCCCAGGTGTTCAAATCCTCTGCCGACGAAGGTTATTTCCCGAAAATCTTCTCGCGGGTGACAAAAGTGGATGCGCCGGTTCAGGGAATGCTGACTATCGTCATCATCCAGAGCGGGCTATCGCTGATGACCATCAGCCCGTCGCTGAACAGCCAGTTCAACGTGCTGGTCAACCTGGCGGTAGTGACCAATATCATCCCCTACATCCTGTCGATGGCGGCGCTGGTGATTATTCAGAAAGTGGCGAACGTCCCGCCGACAAAGGCGAAAATGGCGAACTTTGTGGCGTTCGTTGGCGCGATGTACAGCTTCTACGCGCTCTACTCATCGGGGGAAGAAGCGATGCTATACGGCTCGATTGTGACCTTCCTCGGCTGGACGCTGTATGGTCTGGTATCGCCGCGCTTTGAGCTGAAGAATAAGCACGGGTGA
- the ybfE gene encoding LexA regulated protein, protein MAKEQTDRTTLDLFAHERRPGRPKTNPLSRDEQLRINKRNQLKRDKVRGLKRVELKLNAEAVDALNELAESRNMSRSELIEEMLMTQLAALRGQGAL, encoded by the coding sequence ATGGCCAAAGAACAAACGGACCGTACGACATTAGATCTGTTCGCGCACGAGCGTCGCCCGGGAAGACCGAAAACCAATCCGCTTTCCCGCGATGAACAGCTGCGCATCAACAAGCGCAACCAGCTAAAACGCGATAAAGTTCGTGGCCTTAAGCGTGTCGAACTCAAGCTCAACGCCGAAGCCGTCGATGCCCTCAATGAGCTGGCGGAATCCCGCAATATGAGCCGTAGCGAACTGATCGAAGAGATGCTGATGACCCAACTGGCGGCGCTGCGCGGCCAGGGAGCGCTCTGA
- the speFL gene encoding leader peptide SpeFL, translating to MENNNRLMPHIRRTTHIMMFAHRNSFDFHFFNAR from the coding sequence ATGGAAAACAATAACCGCTTAATGCCTCATATCAGGCGAACAACGCATATTATGATGTTTGCCCACCGTAATAGTTTCGATTTTCATTTCTTTAACGCCCGTTAG
- the seqA gene encoding replication initiation negative regulator SeqA: MKTIEVDDELYSYIASHTKHIGESASDILRRMLKFSAASQPVASATKEVRAAQPVSAETKPVNPVKDKVRAMRELLLSDEYAEQRKAVNRFMLVLSTLYSLDHQAFAEATESLHGRTRVYFAADEQTLLKNGNQTKPKHVPGTPYWVITNTNTGRKCSMIEHIMQSMQFPAELIEKVCGTI; this comes from the coding sequence ATGAAAACGATTGAAGTTGATGATGAACTCTACAGCTATATTGCCAGCCACACGAAGCATATCGGCGAGAGCGCATCCGACATTTTACGGCGTATGTTGAAGTTTTCCGCTGCATCACAGCCTGTCGCTTCCGCAACCAAAGAGGTTCGCGCCGCGCAGCCTGTGAGCGCGGAGACGAAGCCCGTCAATCCTGTCAAAGATAAGGTGCGCGCCATGCGTGAGCTGCTGCTGTCCGATGAATATGCGGAACAGAGAAAAGCGGTGAATCGCTTTATGCTGGTGCTGTCTACACTTTATTCACTGGATCACCAGGCGTTTGCCGAGGCAACCGAGTCGCTGCATGGCCGCACGCGCGTTTACTTCGCGGCGGATGAACAGACGTTGCTGAAAAACGGTAACCAGACTAAGCCTAAACATGTGCCAGGCACGCCGTACTGGGTGATCACTAACACCAACACCGGCCGTAAATGCAGCATGATTGAACACATCATGCAGTCAATGCAATTCCCGGCGGAATTGATTGAAAAGGTTTGCGGAACAATTTAA
- the pgm gene encoding phosphoglucomutase (alpha-D-glucose-1,6-bisphosphate-dependent) encodes MAIHTRAGQPAQQSDLINVAQLTAQYYVLKPETGNKEHAVKFGTSGHRGSAGRHSFNEPHILAIAQAIAEERAKNGITGPCYVGKDTHALSEPAFISVLEVLAANGVDVIVQENNGFTPTPAVSNAILVHNKKGGPLADGIVITPSHNPPEDGGIKYNPPNGGPADTNVTRVVEDRANALLADGLKGVKRISLDAAMASGHVKEQDLVQPFVEGLAEIVDMTAIQKAGLTLGVDPLGGSGIEYWKRIAEHYKLNLTIVNDQVDQTFRFMHLDKDGAIRMDCSSECAMAGLLALRDKFDLAFANDPDYDRHGIVTPAGLMNPNHYLAVAINYLFRHRPQWGKEVAVGKTLVSSAMIDRVVNDLGRRLVEVPVGFKWFVDGLFDGSFGFGGEESAGASFLRFDGTPWSTDKDGIIMCLLAAEITAVTGKNPQEHYNELAKRFGAPSYNRLQAGATSAQKAALSKLSPEMVSASTLAGDPITARLTAAPGNGASIGGLKVMTDNGWFAARPSGTEDAYKIYCESFLGEEHRKQIEKEAVEIVSEVLKNA; translated from the coding sequence ATGGCAATCCACACCCGTGCAGGTCAACCTGCGCAACAAAGTGATTTGATTAACGTCGCCCAGCTGACGGCGCAATATTATGTCCTGAAGCCAGAGACAGGGAATAAAGAGCACGCGGTGAAGTTCGGCACCTCCGGACACCGCGGCAGCGCTGGCCGTCACAGCTTTAACGAGCCGCACATTCTGGCGATTGCCCAGGCCATCGCCGAAGAACGGGCGAAAAACGGTATCACTGGCCCTTGCTATGTCGGTAAAGACACCCATGCGCTGTCCGAACCGGCGTTTATCTCCGTACTTGAAGTGCTGGCCGCCAACGGCGTCGACGTGATTGTTCAGGAGAACAACGGGTTTACCCCGACGCCTGCGGTGTCGAACGCTATCCTGGTACACAATAAGAAGGGCGGTCCGCTGGCCGACGGTATTGTGATCACGCCGTCCCATAACCCGCCGGAAGATGGCGGCATCAAATACAATCCGCCAAACGGCGGCCCGGCGGACACCAACGTCACCAGAGTGGTGGAAGATCGCGCGAACGCGCTGCTGGCCGACGGACTGAAGGGGGTGAAGCGCATTTCTCTCGACGCGGCGATGGCGTCTGGTCACGTCAAAGAGCAGGATCTGGTGCAGCCGTTCGTTGAAGGGCTGGCGGAAATTGTTGATATGACCGCGATCCAGAAGGCGGGCCTGACGCTGGGCGTCGATCCGCTGGGCGGCTCCGGTATCGAATACTGGAAGCGCATTGCTGAACACTACAAGCTGAACCTGACCATTGTGAACGATCAGGTGGATCAGACCTTCCGCTTTATGCATCTGGATAAGGACGGGGCGATCCGCATGGACTGCTCCTCTGAGTGCGCGATGGCCGGTCTGCTGGCGCTTCGTGATAAGTTCGATCTGGCCTTCGCCAACGATCCGGACTATGACCGTCACGGCATCGTTACCCCCGCGGGGCTGATGAACCCTAACCACTATCTGGCGGTCGCCATTAACTATCTGTTCCGGCATCGTCCGCAGTGGGGCAAAGAGGTGGCGGTCGGTAAGACGCTGGTCTCTTCCGCGATGATTGACCGCGTGGTCAACGACCTGGGCCGTCGGCTTGTGGAAGTGCCGGTTGGCTTTAAGTGGTTTGTTGACGGGCTTTTCGACGGCAGCTTCGGCTTCGGCGGCGAAGAGAGCGCGGGGGCATCGTTCCTGCGTTTCGACGGTACGCCGTGGTCTACCGATAAAGACGGGATCATCATGTGCCTGCTGGCGGCGGAAATCACCGCGGTTACCGGCAAGAACCCGCAGGAGCATTACAACGAGCTGGCGAAGCGTTTCGGCGCGCCAAGCTATAACCGTTTGCAGGCGGGCGCCACCTCCGCGCAAAAAGCCGCGCTGTCTAAGCTCTCTCCGGAGATGGTCAGCGCCAGCACGCTGGCGGGCGACCCTATCACCGCACGTCTGACGGCAGCGCCGGGCAACGGCGCGTCGATTGGCGGTCTGAAAGTGATGACCGACAACGGCTGGTTCGCCGCGCGTCCTTCCGGTACGGAAGATGCCTATAAGATCTATTGCGAAAGCTTCCTCGGCGAAGAGCACCGCAAGCAGATTGAAAAAGAAGCGGTGGAAATCGTCAGCGAAGTGCTGAAAAACGCATAA
- the fldA gene encoding flavodoxin FldA produces the protein MAITGIFFGSDTGNTENIAKMIQKQLGKDVADVHDIAKSSKEDLEGYDILLLGIPTWYYGEAQCDWDDFFPTLEEIDFNGKLVALFGCGDQEDYAEYFCDALGTIRDIIEPRGATIVGHWPTAGYHFEASKGLADDDHFVGLAIDEDRQPELTAERVEKWVKQISDELHLDDIINA, from the coding sequence ATGGCAATCACTGGCATTTTTTTCGGCAGCGACACCGGGAATACCGAAAATATCGCAAAAATGATTCAAAAACAGCTTGGTAAAGATGTTGCCGATGTGCACGACATTGCAAAAAGCAGCAAAGAAGATCTCGAAGGCTATGACATTCTCCTGCTCGGCATCCCGACCTGGTACTACGGCGAAGCGCAGTGCGACTGGGACGACTTTTTCCCGACCCTGGAAGAGATTGATTTCAACGGCAAGCTGGTGGCGCTGTTCGGCTGCGGCGACCAGGAAGATTACGCGGAATACTTCTGCGACGCATTAGGCACCATCCGCGATATTATTGAACCGCGCGGCGCGACCATCGTCGGCCACTGGCCAACCGCCGGCTATCATTTTGAAGCGTCAAAAGGGCTGGCCGATGACGATCACTTTGTTGGCCTGGCTATCGACGAAGACCGTCAGCCGGAACTGACCGCTGAGCGCGTGGAAAAATGGGTTAAGCAGATCTCTGACGAACTGCACCTCGACGACATCATCAACGCCTGA
- a CDS encoding IS4-like element ISCro2 family transposase — translation MPASQVCHKFFSQSLNSIHQYRKNALLDMTVALTRGASLSLTSIGRYLPGPARVKHKIKRVDRHLNSDLMFSDIPSVYRQLVSRLTHSLSVCVIAVDWSGYPSSELSVLRASLLCDGRAIPLMSKVISSRYQNNSAVQNAFLDQMATAIGKDKQVIIVTDAGFRSSWFHHIRSLGWDFVGRVRGSLYFQVVGDEDWQMARDIASSTTARYLGFGRLARNASRDCPGHFYTVHKRATGRKSSQHYPRTDRMYRKNAREPWLLFTSLMEYKPREIVKIYSRRMQIEQNFRDEKSERYGLGLRASKSRGEKRISVLCLVAVLYSIIIWLTGYYLESKGINRWFQANSEKSRRVLSYLTLSENVIRQSPGLLSGMNPDRVYADMARAYRNIIMVY, via the coding sequence ATGCCTGCTTCACAAGTTTGCCATAAATTTTTCAGCCAGTCCCTGAACTCCATTCATCAGTACCGTAAAAATGCCCTGCTCGATATGACCGTGGCCCTGACGCGTGGTGCTTCGCTTTCTCTTACCAGCATCGGCAGATACCTGCCAGGCCCCGCACGAGTTAAGCACAAGATTAAGCGTGTTGACCGGCACCTCAACAGCGACCTGATGTTCAGTGATATTCCCTCCGTCTACCGGCAGCTTGTATCCCGACTCACACACAGTCTTTCAGTTTGTGTCATTGCCGTGGACTGGAGTGGTTATCCTTCATCAGAGCTCAGTGTTTTGCGGGCAAGCTTATTGTGCGATGGCAGAGCTATTCCTCTGATGAGTAAAGTCATTTCCTCCCGCTACCAGAACAACTCTGCCGTGCAAAATGCCTTTCTCGATCAGATGGCTACTGCCATCGGCAAAGATAAGCAGGTCATTATCGTGACTGATGCAGGCTTTCGCAGCAGCTGGTTTCACCACATCCGTTCTCTGGGCTGGGATTTTGTCGGACGAGTCAGGGGCAGCCTCTATTTTCAGGTCGTCGGGGATGAAGATTGGCAGATGGCGCGGGATATTGCATCATCAACAACGGCGCGCTATCTGGGATTCGGGCGACTGGCACGCAACGCCAGTCGTGACTGTCCGGGACATTTTTACACCGTACATAAGAGGGCGACGGGCAGGAAAAGCAGCCAGCATTACCCCAGAACAGACAGGATGTACCGTAAAAATGCGCGTGAACCGTGGCTGCTTTTTACCAGCCTGATGGAATATAAGCCACGCGAGATTGTTAAAATTTATAGTCGCCGTATGCAGATAGAACAGAACTTCAGGGATGAAAAAAGCGAGCGCTATGGGTTGGGACTGCGGGCAAGTAAAAGCCGGGGGGAGAAACGAATATCCGTGCTTTGCCTGGTTGCAGTTCTCTACAGCATCATCATATGGCTGACAGGATATTACCTTGAAAGTAAGGGAATAAATCGATGGTTCCAGGCGAACAGTGAGAAATCACGCAGGGTGCTGTCGTATCTGACATTGAGTGAAAATGTCATCAGGCAGTCGCCGGGGCTCCTGTCGGGGATGAACCCCGACAGGGTATACGCCGATATGGCGAGGGCCTATCGAAACATTATTATGGTGTATTAA
- the ybfF gene encoding esterase yields MKLNIRAQTAQNLHNNSPIVLVHGLFGSLDNLGGLARELVSDHDIIQVDMRNHGFSPRDPRMDYPAMAQDLRDTLDAQQIEKATFIGHSMGGKAVMALTALAPERIDGLVAIDIAPVDYQVRRHDEIFAAINAVTTSDAQTRQQAAAVMREHLKEEGVIQFLLKSYVDGEWRFNVPVLWDQYPHIVGWEPVAAWDRPALFIPGGNSPYVTEAYRADLLAQFPQARAHVIAGAGHWVHAEKPDAVLRAIRRYLNDIAD; encoded by the coding sequence ATGAAATTGAATATCCGAGCGCAAACTGCACAAAACCTGCACAATAATTCTCCCATCGTCCTTGTTCACGGTCTGTTTGGCAGCCTGGACAATCTTGGCGGCCTGGCGCGCGAGCTGGTCAGCGACCATGACATTATTCAGGTCGATATGCGCAACCATGGCTTTTCGCCGCGCGACCCGCGGATGGATTATCCGGCGATGGCGCAGGATCTGCGCGATACGCTGGATGCGCAGCAGATCGAAAAGGCCACCTTTATCGGCCACTCGATGGGCGGTAAAGCGGTGATGGCCCTGACCGCGCTGGCGCCGGAGCGGATTGATGGCCTGGTGGCGATCGATATCGCCCCGGTGGACTACCAGGTGCGACGCCACGACGAGATTTTCGCGGCGATCAACGCGGTGACGACATCGGATGCGCAGACGCGCCAGCAGGCGGCGGCGGTGATGCGCGAGCATCTCAAAGAGGAAGGCGTGATTCAGTTTTTGCTGAAATCGTATGTCGACGGCGAATGGCGTTTTAACGTTCCGGTACTGTGGGATCAGTATCCGCATATTGTCGGCTGGGAGCCGGTTGCGGCCTGGGATCGCCCGGCGCTGTTTATCCCCGGCGGCAACTCACCTTACGTCACCGAAGCGTATCGCGCGGATCTGCTCGCCCAGTTCCCGCAGGCGCGCGCCCATGTGATTGCCGGCGCCGGCCATTGGGTCCATGCCGAAAAGCCCGACGCGGTGCTGCGCGCCATCCGCCGCTATCTGAACGATATCGCCGACTGA